One segment of Sulfobacillus thermosulfidooxidans DSM 9293 DNA contains the following:
- a CDS encoding S9 family peptidase: MTLKAEDLLALKTWGQAVAAPDGRVFFVESQINKQTNAVEHRIMQTEPDGSSWSSVQPFTQGPSDTLPQISPDGQYLAFLSRRSGSNQVWIMPLKGGEARQVTQIKGGIKDFAWHPRGQKMVVIAHLFRGLIENEKSDDQANSGSPSDEMLAYRFTRDVKIITKQYYKFDGSGFLGDFIDTAVSVDLPTNSVQVMTPGLEDVFNPVFSVDGETLFYLQRPKSSADVNPQIREIFSHAGPRSQQLTHLGLAISRLIVHPNGKTLVFTANDPEDLGYGNEKLWLYNLETAQARCLSDELDRPVGDHTLTDVGGLPLDKPVVSRDGEWVLMSLSDHGRVNLWKFSLTGEEPPRAITQNAWTVYSYAPHTTGLIVVASDPLNPSTIQILDEDGTYLSPPLHVSLPWAQEELAMPLAYQATSADGTKLDAWILLPSSPQKNIPVILQVHGGPMAMYGYRFMFEMQLLRSLGYAVVYGNPRGSLGYGHDFCRAIIGHWGDKDYADVMAILDDALQGPGKARCDQKKLGIIGGSYGGFMVNWAIAHTDRFRCAVSMRSVVNRFSAMGTSDLGWLRVAQYGTKPWWDDPEPYWQQSPLRYASSIHTPLLIEHQMNDYRLPLEQGEQLYHALKYLGREVKMILYPNESHGMTRNGEPWHRVFRLHQITSWFAAYLQH, from the coding sequence ATGACTTTAAAAGCGGAAGACCTCCTGGCATTAAAAACGTGGGGACAAGCCGTCGCCGCCCCAGATGGCCGGGTATTTTTTGTTGAATCCCAGATAAATAAACAAACCAATGCGGTAGAACACCGCATTATGCAAACCGAACCAGACGGATCCTCCTGGAGTTCGGTCCAGCCTTTTACCCAAGGACCTTCAGATACCCTACCTCAAATATCACCTGATGGACAGTATCTGGCCTTTTTATCACGCCGGTCGGGCAGCAATCAAGTATGGATCATGCCTTTAAAGGGAGGAGAGGCACGGCAGGTTACCCAGATTAAAGGGGGGATTAAGGATTTTGCTTGGCATCCCCGTGGACAAAAAATGGTAGTGATAGCTCACTTGTTTCGGGGACTAATTGAAAATGAAAAATCAGATGATCAGGCAAACTCAGGCTCACCGTCAGATGAGATGTTGGCCTATCGTTTTACGCGTGATGTCAAAATTATTACCAAACAATATTATAAATTTGACGGATCAGGATTTTTAGGGGACTTTATTGACACGGCCGTAAGTGTGGATTTACCGACGAATTCGGTTCAGGTCATGACACCAGGGCTTGAAGATGTCTTTAATCCCGTGTTTTCTGTCGATGGCGAGACATTATTTTATTTACAGCGGCCAAAATCGAGCGCCGATGTCAATCCCCAAATTCGCGAAATCTTTTCTCACGCGGGGCCGAGGAGTCAACAATTGACCCATTTAGGATTAGCCATTAGTCGGTTGATTGTCCATCCCAATGGAAAGACCCTCGTGTTTACCGCAAATGACCCGGAGGATTTAGGATATGGCAACGAAAAGCTCTGGCTATATAATCTCGAAACCGCCCAAGCAAGATGTTTGTCGGACGAATTAGACCGCCCGGTCGGTGATCACACGTTGACTGACGTGGGGGGACTCCCGCTAGACAAACCTGTCGTCAGTCGTGATGGTGAGTGGGTATTGATGTCTTTAAGTGATCATGGACGGGTGAACCTCTGGAAGTTTTCCTTGACTGGTGAGGAGCCTCCTAGAGCCATCACGCAGAATGCCTGGACGGTTTATAGCTATGCACCGCACACTACCGGACTCATTGTCGTGGCATCGGATCCCTTAAATCCTTCAACCATCCAGATCCTAGATGAAGACGGCACCTATTTATCGCCACCGCTTCATGTGTCGCTCCCTTGGGCGCAAGAGGAGCTGGCTATGCCCCTTGCGTATCAAGCGACAAGTGCTGATGGCACAAAGCTCGATGCCTGGATATTGTTACCGTCATCGCCCCAGAAAAATATTCCGGTAATCCTTCAAGTCCATGGTGGGCCTATGGCTATGTATGGGTACCGGTTCATGTTCGAAATGCAATTGTTACGTTCGCTCGGCTATGCCGTCGTTTATGGCAATCCCCGGGGATCGTTGGGATATGGACATGATTTTTGCCGAGCGATCATTGGGCACTGGGGCGATAAAGATTATGCCGATGTGATGGCCATTCTCGATGATGCATTACAGGGTCCAGGCAAAGCGCGATGTGATCAGAAAAAGTTGGGGATTATCGGGGGAAGCTACGGGGGCTTTATGGTCAACTGGGCTATTGCGCATACGGACCGCTTTCGCTGCGCAGTGAGTATGCGTTCGGTCGTGAACCGTTTTAGCGCGATGGGGACGAGTGATTTAGGCTGGTTACGGGTCGCGCAATACGGGACGAAACCATGGTGGGACGATCCCGAGCCTTACTGGCAACAATCTCCCTTGCGCTATGCCTCGTCGATTCATACGCCCCTTTTGATTGAACATCAAATGAATGATTATCGTTTGCCCTTAGAGCAAGGGGAGCAGTTATATCACGCGTTAAAATATTTGGGACGCGAGGTCAAAATGATTCTTTACCCGAATGAATCGCACGGCATGACACGAAATGGAGAGCCATGGCACCGGGTGTTTCGTCTTCACCAAATTACTAGCTGGTTTGCAGCTTATCTTCAGCACTAA
- a CDS encoding peptidylprolyl isomerase encodes MHATIETDKGTMVLELYPNEAPGTVANFAKLARSGFYDGLTFHRVIPNFVIQGGDPNGDGTGGPGYTIKCETEGNPHKHLRGSLSMAHRGRDTGGSQFFICHSPQPHLDGVHTVFGRVIEGFDVLDSIRQGDHMTRVTIQDE; translated from the coding sequence ATGCATGCAACGATTGAAACAGATAAAGGCACGATGGTCTTGGAACTCTACCCCAATGAAGCGCCGGGTACCGTCGCCAATTTTGCGAAACTCGCCCGTTCTGGATTTTATGATGGTCTCACCTTTCACCGAGTTATTCCAAATTTTGTTATTCAAGGTGGAGATCCCAATGGAGATGGGACGGGAGGACCAGGATATACGATTAAATGTGAAACCGAAGGCAATCCCCACAAACACCTGAGGGGATCATTATCGATGGCTCACCGCGGCCGGGACACTGGCGGCAGCCAGTTCTTTATTTGTCACAGTCCCCAGCCCCATCTCGATGGCGTCCACACTGTATTTGGCCGGGTTATCGAAGGCTTTGATGTGTTAGATAGTATTCGTCAAGGCGACCACATGACCCGGGTCACGATTCAAGACGAATAA
- a CDS encoding LL-diaminopimelate aminotransferase: protein MRRASRMNKIPPYLFLELDKLIARQREMGRDVISLGIGDPDQPTASVAVEALKRAVDNPETHRYPNYLGSLDFRTSMAQWYHNRFGVELDPRSEVLGLIGSKEGIAHLIWAMAEPGDIVLVPDPAYPVYYTQTILAGAEPYALPLTAERQFLPDLSAIPENVWARAKMLWLNYPNNPTGAIATRDFYEEAVQLCLKHDVLLCSDGAYLDIGFDGYQAPSILEIPGAKNIAIEFYSLSKPFNMTGWRIAAAVGNPEAIDALGTLKSNLDSGPFTAIQDAAIATLDSNPIPFIQSMNALYQERRDLAVKALNNMGIPITPPRSTFYLWFPAPFGMSSQEATNYFVQYADVVLTPGEAYGDHGRGWMRISLTIDTARLQEGLDRMARALRDHPPV, encoded by the coding sequence ATGCGACGGGCATCGCGAATGAACAAAATTCCCCCGTATTTATTCTTAGAACTCGATAAATTGATAGCGAGACAACGCGAAATGGGACGGGATGTCATTTCTCTCGGTATTGGGGATCCTGACCAACCCACAGCATCTGTCGCTGTCGAAGCTTTGAAACGCGCGGTCGATAATCCCGAAACTCATCGCTATCCCAATTATCTGGGAAGCCTTGATTTCCGGACATCGATGGCCCAGTGGTATCATAACCGCTTTGGCGTGGAACTTGACCCTCGCTCGGAGGTTCTTGGACTAATCGGGTCCAAAGAAGGCATTGCGCACTTGATATGGGCCATGGCGGAGCCGGGAGATATTGTCCTCGTCCCCGATCCGGCGTATCCCGTTTATTATACCCAAACCATTTTGGCGGGTGCTGAGCCTTATGCTCTCCCTCTTACTGCCGAAAGGCAATTTTTACCCGATTTATCTGCCATCCCGGAAAACGTTTGGGCTCGCGCCAAAATGCTGTGGCTGAATTACCCCAACAATCCCACTGGTGCGATCGCCACGCGTGACTTTTATGAGGAAGCCGTACAACTATGTTTAAAACATGATGTGCTTTTGTGCAGCGACGGCGCCTATCTCGATATTGGCTTTGATGGATATCAAGCCCCTTCCATTTTAGAAATTCCCGGGGCCAAGAATATTGCGATTGAGTTTTATTCCTTATCCAAACCCTTTAACATGACCGGGTGGCGTATTGCCGCGGCGGTGGGCAATCCCGAAGCCATTGACGCCTTAGGAACGCTTAAGAGTAATCTTGATTCCGGTCCTTTCACCGCCATTCAGGATGCTGCCATCGCCACCCTTGATTCAAATCCAATTCCTTTTATCCAATCCATGAACGCTTTATATCAAGAGCGCCGGGATTTGGCCGTCAAAGCCCTCAATAATATGGGAATTCCCATTACCCCGCCCAGATCCACATTCTATTTGTGGTTTCCGGCTCCCTTTGGCATGAGTTCCCAAGAGGCCACCAATTATTTTGTCCAGTATGCCGATGTCGTGCTCACACCTGGAGAAGCCTATGGCGACCATGGACGCGGTTGGATGCGCATTTCCTTGACGATTGACACGGCCCGGCTTCAAGAAGGGCTAGACCGCATGGCACGAGCCTTACGCGATCATCCGCCAGTGTAA
- a CDS encoding DUF4149 domain-containing protein, whose translation MTVMVGRFLWRIGSGIWLGTIIFFSLVVAPAIFLELPMVDAGRLLVRIFPAYYGIGLWGGGLALIGSLLAAWYASSRKNWLLFIEALLAWILVVYANRLLGIMNHLNSASSRFAHLHGESVMINTVIGILLIVGFILETWIIRD comes from the coding sequence ATGACCGTCATGGTCGGGCGGTTTTTATGGAGAATTGGGAGTGGGATATGGTTAGGCACGATTATTTTTTTCTCGTTAGTGGTGGCCCCGGCCATTTTTTTAGAACTGCCCATGGTCGATGCTGGCCGTTTATTGGTTCGCATTTTTCCCGCATATTACGGCATCGGTTTGTGGGGCGGAGGTTTGGCGCTCATTGGTTCTCTGTTGGCAGCGTGGTATGCCTCAAGCCGCAAGAACTGGCTACTATTTATTGAAGCGCTGTTAGCATGGATATTAGTGGTATACGCTAACCGGCTTTTAGGAATCATGAATCATTTAAACAGTGCATCGAGCCGGTTTGCCCATCTTCATGGCGAATCGGTGATGATTAATACCGTGATCGGTATTTTATTGATTGTCGGCTTTATTCTTGAAACGTGGATTATTCGCGACTAA
- a CDS encoding MFS transporter: protein MATASDKQSGRVTPLSGRSLWLSFAAATTGTFMVNVDSSVVNVALPVMQHQFSLSINILQWIVTAYLLVITGVLPVMGQLADRLGRRDVFIAGIAIFITGSLFCALSPSFGWLVSARIFQGVGGAMIMANVMAIVALIFSPQERGKALGMIGSVVAAGTLAGPPLGGVLTAAFGWQSIFWINIPFGLWGLWGSYRYLPRFPKDEILRQQKFDWMGALMFLVSTSLLQFGLANLHRWYGYVLVAATAASLYLFVRIESHVTHPLIPLRLFHVRPFSLNMLAGIFYWVLMMFPAFLIPFYLRDELHLPVGLIGVSLFPQALAMILLSPVGGTLTDKRGVLVPARAGLLMFALVNLGMALLPQHAPLWWIWILLAGQGVAAGLFSSPNSTAILNSVQKRDTGLASSLMATQRNLGRAIGVGLATEILALVWVFSGIGASPSHNNPHYPAWFLLGFHGVFWAAIGFTALAFLTTVSPHPHSQGTPQDAK from the coding sequence ATGGCTACCGCATCAGACAAGCAATCCGGCCGCGTCACCCCATTAAGTGGCCGGTCACTGTGGCTGAGTTTTGCCGCCGCTACAACCGGGACGTTTATGGTCAACGTGGATTCCAGCGTGGTTAATGTGGCATTGCCTGTTATGCAACATCAATTCAGCTTGTCCATTAACATTTTACAATGGATTGTCACCGCTTATCTCTTGGTGATTACGGGTGTTCTACCCGTCATGGGCCAATTGGCAGACCGTTTGGGCCGGCGCGATGTTTTCATAGCAGGCATAGCGATTTTTATTACAGGCTCACTGTTTTGCGCCTTATCGCCGAGTTTCGGATGGCTTGTGTCGGCACGGATATTCCAAGGCGTGGGGGGCGCAATGATTATGGCCAACGTTATGGCCATTGTCGCGCTCATATTCTCTCCCCAGGAACGCGGAAAAGCTTTGGGGATGATTGGTTCTGTCGTCGCAGCTGGCACATTGGCCGGTCCTCCCTTAGGAGGCGTATTAACGGCAGCCTTTGGCTGGCAAAGTATTTTTTGGATCAATATTCCTTTTGGATTATGGGGCCTATGGGGATCGTACCGGTATCTGCCCCGTTTTCCCAAAGATGAGATCTTGCGCCAACAGAAATTTGATTGGATGGGGGCATTGATGTTTTTAGTTTCCACATCACTCCTCCAATTCGGATTAGCAAATCTTCACCGGTGGTACGGATATGTTTTGGTCGCGGCTACGGCAGCATCTCTTTACCTATTTGTCCGCATTGAGTCGCACGTCACCCATCCCTTGATTCCCCTGCGCTTATTCCATGTGCGCCCGTTCTCACTTAATATGTTGGCTGGCATTTTTTATTGGGTGCTCATGATGTTTCCTGCTTTTCTCATTCCCTTTTACTTGCGTGATGAATTGCATTTACCTGTCGGCTTAATTGGGGTTTCGCTCTTTCCCCAGGCTCTGGCGATGATCCTATTATCTCCTGTGGGTGGAACCTTGACAGACAAAAGGGGCGTCTTAGTACCTGCACGGGCAGGCCTTTTGATGTTTGCGTTGGTCAACTTGGGGATGGCATTATTACCACAACATGCGCCGTTATGGTGGATTTGGATTCTTCTCGCGGGCCAAGGGGTTGCCGCTGGATTGTTCTCTTCTCCCAACAGCACGGCGATTCTTAATTCGGTTCAAAAACGCGATACCGGGTTGGCATCAAGCCTTATGGCCACACAAAGGAATTTAGGACGAGCCATCGGCGTTGGCTTAGCAACGGAAATCTTAGCCCTCGTTTGGGTATTTTCGGGGATAGGCGCATCGCCGTCCCACAATAATCCCCATTATCCTGCCTGGTTTTTATTAGGGTTCCATGGCGTTTTTTGGGCAGCCATCGGTTTTACCGCCTTAGCATTTCTCACAACGGTATCACCACACCCCCATTCTCAAGGAACCCCTCAAGACGCAAAGTAA
- a CDS encoding lipoate--protein ligase family protein → MTILPDARFITITAANNPETFHLSPVLAEVLGRWSARTESWGILIREHNPYLLLGPKDRRLPFLDEALNWAQNQGYPVYMRVGGGSAVLLDRTCISFAVSRPCRDLTVWEQNFRDMTAPIIDGLRMLGIATQFGRAEGSYCEGPYDLVTRDGKKIAGIAQAIRGGSALVSGMILVQQDPVRTTEFIQEFYHRAGSQQILRADVVTALSHHPGFSQVTIQDVHDALIAGFEQHYHLISEPFSPEEWQEARELNTLRCLRGDPISEPSGRTG, encoded by the coding sequence GTGACGATATTGCCAGATGCTCGCTTCATTACCATTACAGCTGCCAACAATCCTGAAACCTTTCACTTATCACCCGTTTTAGCAGAAGTCCTAGGTCGCTGGTCGGCGAGAACAGAGTCATGGGGTATTTTAATACGTGAGCATAATCCCTATCTCTTGTTAGGTCCCAAAGATCGGCGACTACCATTTTTGGACGAAGCTTTAAATTGGGCACAAAATCAAGGATACCCCGTGTATATGCGTGTCGGAGGCGGTTCTGCCGTCCTTTTGGATCGCACGTGCATAAGTTTCGCAGTCTCCCGCCCGTGCCGGGACTTGACCGTGTGGGAACAAAATTTCCGGGATATGACCGCCCCCATTATCGATGGATTGCGCATGCTGGGTATTGCCACCCAATTTGGACGTGCCGAAGGCTCGTATTGTGAAGGTCCTTATGATCTCGTCACTCGTGACGGCAAGAAAATTGCCGGCATTGCGCAAGCCATTCGGGGAGGGTCTGCCCTCGTTTCCGGCATGATCTTAGTGCAGCAAGATCCTGTGAGAACGACAGAGTTCATTCAAGAATTTTATCACCGAGCGGGAAGCCAACAAATATTGCGGGCTGATGTCGTGACCGCCCTGAGTCATCATCCAGGATTTTCCCAGGTCACGATCCAAGATGTGCATGATGCCTTGATAGCCGGGTTTGAACAACACTATCACCTAATTTCCGAGCCCTTTTCGCCCGAGGAATGGCAAGAAGCTCGAGAATTAAATACTCTACGTTGCCTGCGTGGGGATCCTATTTCCGAACCCTCGGGCCGAACAGGCTAA